A segment of the uncultured Desulfobulbus sp. genome:
GTGGCCATGCCACTCGAGACCACCGTGCATGCCGAGGACAAATTCACCGGCCATGCCCATCTCGATACCCAGGTCCGGAAATTTTTCCCGAAGGATCTCGGTTGCGCGCAGGGCGGCAAGAAAATCGGCATCGCCGGCAGCACCAACGGTGTCGATATTGATGCCGTCCACGCCGCCTTCGTACATGGCGGAGGCAACAAAGACGATGTCGCTCACCGCATGCTCGACCGCCTCTTCATAGGCTGCCCGTGCTTCGTCGATCTTGCCCAGGGGCAGGAGATCGGAGGGGTTCGGACAGGGCCCGTCGGGCTGACTGTACAAGCCAAGGTTGGGCATGGCGCCGTAAAAGACCGGAGCCACGGTCGAGTTCAACAGCAGATCCAGATCCGGCAGCTCAAAGCCGACGATCGGCTTACACGGCTTGTAGCTGTAGTCGATATGCTGCAGCTCAAGCGTATCCGCCCCCATGGCCCGTTCAAAGACCTGCAGGGACTGAACGCGGTCGATGGTGATGTGTGCCCTTCTGATTTTTGAGGACATGCCGTCGTAGGTCATGACGACTTCTTTGCCGTCTTCAACGCTGACCACCTTGTTCGGATTCTTGAAGATATCCAAAAGGTGTTCGATCTCATCCTCCTTCAGAGGATCGACCCCGGCACGTGAGGCCGCATCATTGGTTCCTTCAATGATGTCGGCTCTCACCTCGTCTTCGGAGAGTTCGACTTTATAGCCGTCTCCGAATCGGGTTAGAATTTTTCCCATAGACTTCTCCTTTGCCAGCTCCTTTTCCTGGTATTGTTGGACCTGCCTTCCGCTCGTCCGCCTGCGCCGACGGAGTCAACAGGTACAGTAAAATTGATCATGCAATCCTGGTGATTTCGTTAGAAATGGAAACCATCAAGATAGAACTGTTGGAAATGGCCATTCTTGTTTTCCCGCTCAAAAAGCCGCTGCCATGAGCATGGTTGCGACCCCGATCTGCAAGGGATCCCATAAGAGACGCGGTCCAAGAAGAGCCGCTGCCTCCTTGGTCACCCCGCAAGGCACGCCGGGGGCGGCAATGCGAGTTTCACCTGTAACAAAAGCGGCTCCCACCGTATCGGCCACCGGAGTAGCCTCGAAGATCAGGCTGTGTTTGGCCAGCCCCTCCTCCAGTGTCGCAGCCACATGGATATCTGCCTCGGGCAGAGAGGCGACTGTTTCCGCACACCGCTTGCGATCCGGATCAAAGATGCTCACCTTGCCACCAAGCTCAACAATGGCCTTGATTCCGGCCCGACCGACAGGGCCACAACCCAAAACCAAGACCGGTTTGTCAGCAAGGCCGCCTGCAAGTGCGGCAAGTCCGTGGACAAATCCCCGTGCGGTGGCCTCGGAGTTGTCGACCACCTTGCCACTGTGCAGATTGATCGCGCAGAACAGGTCGTCATCGGAGGCCAGCACGATGTCGAATTGGCGCTGATAGGCCTCGGCCATGCCTGCGATATCGCAGTGCTCGGTCACCTCGGCGGTAAATCCAAGGGATGCGGCAATGGCGGCAAGCGACTCGCTGAAATGGGAGATGATCCCTTCACCGCTGGTGATTGGCACCGCAGCCACTCGAATGCTGCCGGTTTGACTAGCTTTTTGCGCAGGAAGGCCGGCAGCGCTGCAGGCCAGCTCTCCCAGGGTCAGACCGAGATCTTGCTGCAGCTTTCTATGGTAGCCGGCAAGTTCATCACTCAGGTGCTCGACATCAGCAGACTTCAACCGCGTCATGGCATGGTACCCCCTGGTACAGGTTGACGACCGGCTTGGAATCAATGACCTGCTCGATTCCACAACCGGCTTTTATTGCAGCCAGAGCGATCATCCGCCTCGCCTGCAGTTCTTCCTCGCTGGCACCAATGTGGATAAGGGTCGCACACCACTGTTCTTTTCCCGGCGCGTAGTCGGTGATCGCCTCGCGGACGCCAAAAAAGTTCTTCTTGATGTGCAGCGGCCCCGAGCTGCCCATGAGGTGCTCGCCGGCCAAGGTCATCACCCCGGCATTTACCCGGATATGTTCCAGCCGCACCCTTCGTTTTGTGGCGACAGCCTCGGGGAGGAAACGGGTTCCCGGTCGGCAGAGTTGCGCCATGACTTCCAGCATATTCATATTGGTGGACCAGTAGACAGTGATCGGCGTCTGACTGGGCAAACGGGCGTCGATTTCCAGCAGATACAACTTGTCGTCCTGGGCAATGACCTCGACATCCATGATCCCGTTGAGATCAAGCGATTGGGCCAGCAGCACTGAAATCTGGCGAAGTTCTTCGGCGAGCTCCTCGCTTATCTGCGCAGGGGCCGTGACCGCCTTACAGTCGTAGCCTTGATCCATGTGGATCTCGGTCACCTGAGGGGTGACGTACTGGCCGTCCTTGCCGATCACCTCCAGGGAATAGGAAGGGCCTTTGAGATACTGCTGCCCAATCCAACTCTCGGACCTCTCCGCTTGTCTAAAAAACTGCAGATAGTCGGCCTCATCGTGAAGAATGGTCACTCCGCGGCTGCCGCTGCCACTGTCCGGCTTGACCAACAGAGGAAATCCGCACTCAGGATAGGGTCGCGGCATGTCCAGGCCAAGCTTGGCAAAGAGGTCGTAGGATTGGCTTTTGGAGCAGGACAGTGCGTTGGCTGCAAAATCAAAGACGATCGGGCAGCTGAGCTCCCCTTGCAGCCGTTTGAGCGCTGCCAGCGCTTCCCGATTTTCCAGGGCAGGGAGAACGAGATCCACTTGATCCAACAGCGGTTTAACCACTGCAGGTTGGCATATATCGGCCTGAACAGTCTCGTCGCAGAGACCGGATGCCGGAGTTTCCACCTTCTTATCGATCAACAGAGTTTTCCAGCCGGCCTTGCGGGCCAGGTAGGCCGCCTCAACGCCCTGGAGTTTTCCGCCGATTATTGCAACACGCATGATCGTTACCTCAATAACTGACTGGACTACTCGCTCAAGGTGGAGCCGAAATGACGGCTGAACCTGGTCGAAGAAAATTTATCGAGCTTCCAGTCCGGAATCCGACATTCACTACAGGAAGTGGTGAAGCACTTATTACGCAAAGCCCGCGCCGCCCTGCTCTTGCGGGAGTTGTTCACCACGAATTCTCGGTTACAGTGGGTGGTGATGCGGGCCTGGTCGCCAAAAATCTCAATGGAACGGATACCGTGCAATATCCCCTGACGGGACGGCCAGAGTTTCATCTTGGCAATAAGGTCAAACAGCCCGGCCCTGGTCCGGTAATAGCGGATGGCCGGTTTTTTTTCGTTTTTTGTTTCCATCAAGCTCTCCTCGTACCTTCTGTTGCTTGATTGGGCCGTGCGTCAAGCCACTCGCGGAACTCCCCCATGGGGGCGGGTTCCAGACCGCATTGGGTGAGAATGGGGGCTATCGCCTGCGGGGTTCTGCGGGCATCCTCGATATCGAGTTCCTGGTTGGCCACTCCGGAAAGGCCCATCCCCGGGACGATCATCGAGGTGACGACATTGGCTCCGGCATCGAGTCGACGCTGCAACCCCGCCAACCCGCCGACGTCCAGGGAGGCCGGGATCAGCCGATCGGGCATGACCAGCCGCATAACCGCAATGATTTTCAGTTCCTCGATCTCCGCACTCGGTGCCATATTGGCCATGGGCGTATCCGGGTGCGCCACCAGGGTCATCACTCGCACCTGGTCCGCGTCGAGCTCGCGCATGCCGCCTATGGTTGCGGCCCTGTCCTCAAGCGACTCACCCAAGCCGATGAGCATGCCCTCTTCTATATGCATTCCCAATTCATGGGCCTTCACTTTGGTCGACAACCTGGCATCAAAACTCTGTCCCGGCCTGACCTTGGCAAAGAGTTGGCGACTGTAGGTCTCCTGGTAACAGGCGTACCAGTCGGCTCCGGCTTCTGCCAGATCGCGGAGCACCTCCTGGTTGACCACGCCCGGGGAAACCATGACCGGGATATCGCTATCCGTTCTGAGAGCGCGGATAAAGTCGCCGAGCCGGCTGTATTCCGCCCTTGCCTCTTCGGTGCCATCGGCAAGTTCGCCCATGGTCAGGTCGATGAGGTGAACACCGCTCTCCTGCATTTTGTGGACGATGGTGTCGATCGTCTCAGTCGACTTGCGGTAGCGAATCGCCTTGGTGTTGGCCTTGCGATACTGGCAAAAGAGACAGTTGTTGCTGCATTCGGTGTTGAAATACAAAAAACCGTAGAGAAACACCTTGCGACCGAAATGAAGCTTCCGCATGGCGCGGGCCGCCTGAAACAAGCAGTCGATATCCTCACTGTCGTTCAGGGACAGCAGCAAACAGATTTCCTCGAAGGAAAGAACCGCCCCGTTCGAAGCCCGGTCCAGTATCGCTTTCAATTTCTTTTCTTCGATGGATTGCGGCATACTGAGCTCCTTGCTTTCTCCAGGTCGAATTTTCGGCTCAAAGAGTGAGCCGAATTCCGTCGATATAACTCAAACTTCTGCACAGGCTCCCCATGGAGCCGTTTTCGCTTCCGACCATGACCAGCCGTTCCAAACCAAATCCCAAACCAACCCAGGTTGTCGTGATCCGCCACTTGCTGTCCAGCGGGTGCGGCCCCATGGCTCCCGAGGCCAGCTCCAGTCCCGAGGGCTCGTGAACCACATCAATGGTATCGCCATAGACCTCGGATTCTTCGACTTCAAACACTGCATCCTTGATACCGGCACAGCGGAGAACGAGGTTCGCCAGTTCCTCCAGTCGCTCCTTTCTCGTTGCCTCCGGCAGCCCAAACTCCGCCAGGTTGAGCATGGTGAACTCGTTGGCGTGGCGCGCGCCCTGGGACTCCTTGCGAAAGCACGAGCCGATCTCAAAGATGCGCACAACACCATCGTTGAGGCGCAACAGGTCGCGGGCAACCGAGTAGAGATTGGGGGCGAGCATGGGGCGCAGACATTTTTTCTGGTCCACCCAAAATACCTGGGAATGGAGCGGATGCTGTTCATCTATGCCCATCATGGCAAGCGCGGCTCCCGAGATCAGCAGAGGACTGCGCACTTCGACAAACCCCTCCGCGACCAGGGCATCTGCCAGATTCCGTTCCAACTGGGCAACTCTGCACCGCCGAACGTCCTGGCAAAAGTGCTGGAGGCGGCCCCGTTCGTCTTTGACCAAGGTGCGCTCGACCGACTGAAAATGCTGTTCTCGCGCATCCCTGGTCGGAAATGCCGTTTCCAGTTCCGCCGGGTTGGCCCCAAGTTCCTTCAGCCGTCTGATCTGGGTTTCGGAGTACTCGAACATGGTGGGCTCGCAAATAGTCAGAATCCAAAAGATCGTGCATCGTAAACAAATCGGTTACGAAGCTCGAAGGGTCGTTCTCGCGTTCTCTTACGAGAACGACACAATCATCACATTCCCCGTACAGCAAGGAGCTTAGTTGACAGCCGCAATCCCAAGCAACTCTTCTGCCTTGCGAACGCCTTCCAAGGCATCCTCGGCATAGGCATCGGCACCGATCCGGGTCGCCCAACGGGGGGTAACAGGCGCACCACCGACGATGGTCTTGAACCGGTCACGCAACCCCTGGGCCTTGAGCATATCCTCAAGTTCTTTCTGGCACGGCATGGTAGTGGTCAGCAGGGCACTGGTGCCGATTATATCCACATTGTATTTCACTGCATCCTCAATGATTTTTGCAGTTGCAACGTCGCGACCGATATCATGGACAGTGAAATTATTGGCCTGCAGCAGGGAGGTGACGATACATTTGCCTATGTCATGCACATCACCTTTGACCGTTGCCATGAGCACGGTTCCTTTGGATTTTTTTACGGTCTTGTTGACGCTGATGACCTCGTTCACAAGATCGGTAACCGCCTGCATGGCGTCTGCAGCGACGATTAGCTCCGGCAGAAACATCTGCCCCCTGGCGAACAGATCGCCGATATGGTTGATGGCGGGGATGAACGCCAGGGTCATCAGATCGACCGGGTCGTTACCGCCATCGATGACTTGCTTTGCCAATGCCAATGCATCGGCCTTACTTCCCTTGATCAGGCACTCGCTTGCCGAGTCGATAACACCCTGTTCAATCATTTTCCTGTCTCCTCTATCCTGAAACAAACCTTGTAAAATGGCGGGGAGCCCGGGAGTTGCACCCGGCTGTGCGGATTTAGAGTCCGCATGATCACATCCGATCTACCCCCCATACATCTCTATCTCGTTCTCTTCTCTTGCAACGCTCGGCGCTCACGCCCTCGTGAGCCGCACAATCACACTCTCCTGCCAAGCGTAAGGCGCACGTCTTTGTCAGGCAGCCAGGGCCTCGACCAGTTCCTTGGCCTTTTGCACTGCATCCGGAGCGTTGAAGGCGTAACCGTCGGCACCGATGGAAGTGGCATACTGCTGGGTGACCGGGGCTCCGCCGATGATCACTTTGACCTTGTCGCTCAGGCCGGCTTCTGCCAGAGACTTGATGGTATCTTCCATCTTCACCATGGTGGTGGTCAACAGGGTCGACATGCCGATGATTTTTGCGTTGTGCTCCTTGGCCGCGTCGATAAATGCCTGTGATTTAACATCAACCCCCAGGTCGATGACCTTGAAGCCGGAGCCGGAGAGCATCATGCCGACCAGATTTTTCCCGATATCGTGGAGGTCGCCTTCCACGGTGCCAATGACGCAGGTGCCAGCATTCATGGACTCGCCACCCTCGAGATGGGGAGTCAACAGTTCGATTCCAGCCTGCATGGTGCGGGCAGACATGAGGACTTCGGGAATGAACATATCGCCGGTCTTCATTTTTTGGCCGACCATGTCCATCGCAGGCAACAATCCTTTATTGAGGATTTCGGAGGCGGGAGTTCCGGTTCCAAGCGCCATTTCGATCATGGTGTTGAGCATGCCACCGTCACCACCGATCACCAACTGCTGTATTTTATCATAGATATCAGACATTGTTTTTCTCCTTACTTTCCGACGAGCCCCAGCTCTTTTTCAGCTTCCTCTACAATGGTCCTGAGCTCACTTTTCACGTGGTCGGAAAGAGGATCCGGCTGATGATTTTTCAATATCTCACGGGCGAACATCGTTGCCTTGGTGTGCATATCCAGGCTGCCGTCCGCCTCCCAATCTTCGCGCATTCTGCGGTCCATCAGTTTTGGTTGCGGATACATGCGCATGTGCTTGTAGGTGTTTTCGTGTGCGAGATAATCTCTGAATTGTCCCACCTCCTTGATGAGATCAACTGAAAGGGTATCGTCGTTCACGGGCATTCCACCCACGGCGAATTTGATCATTCGCACAAACTCCGCATCCATTACCATCTGGCCAAAGTCAAAGGTCATGCCACTTTCGATCATGCCCGGCCCATAAATCAGGTTAGTCCCTGCTAACGCTGCGAGAAGGCCGGTCAGAGTCTTTTCGTGACCGCTTTGAGCATCACAAACTTTTGAGTCACCCTAGCCACCTGCCGCCCAGGTCGGCAGGCCGTAGTAGTTGCCGAGCCGAGCGACGGCTGCATTGATGATGCCGCACTCTGCAGAACCGACGGATGCGGTTCCAAATCGCAGATCCAGGGCAGTGGTGGAGCTGCCGTACACCATGGGTGCCCCTTTTTTGGTCAGCTGCCCAAGGGTGATACCGCTCAGCACCTCGGCGTTGTGATCAACCAGGGTGCCTGCCATGTTGACCGGGGTTGAACCACCGGCCATGGCCATGGAGAGCACGTTGACCACGACGTTGTTCTTGACGCCTTCCATGATGATCTCGCAGCAATCCCTGACGAGTTTCAGGGGGCTGACCGGGCAGGTATTGAAGGAAAGCAGAGGACGCTCTTTCAAATTTGTGGTGCCACCGGCAACCACCCGGGCCATCTCGACCAGCTTCCGTACATTATAGCCGTTAATCGGACCGATGAAGCAGTGCTTCGATGTATTCGGGAAAAAGGCCTCAGCATTGTGCAGCGGGGCGACCTCCTGCGGTACCTCATGGGCACCGACGGCGCGGAGGTAGACATCGATCTCGTCCAGGTAATCGACGACTTTCGCGGTATTCGCCACGTCCTGTTTTGTGGTGTTTCTCAGCTCACCGGTTTCCGGATCGACGATCTTGACGCCCTCGCCGAAGTTGGTAAAACCAACCCGGGTATTTTCCATTACATAATCATTTCTCGGATTCCTTCCGGCGAGAAAGACCTTGGACGGTGCGCTGGCAATCGCCTCCTCAACCATGTAGGGAGGGAATTTGGCGATTTTTTTCTCACGGTCGACATCTGCCCCGTTGTCTCCCAGCACTTCCAGGGCACGCTCATCTTCAATGAACATTCCTGTTTTTTCCAGAACCTCGAGAGTGGCGAGGTGGACCTCGTAACACTCATCGTCGGTCAGGCTATTGAGGCTGAATCCGCTGTTGGATTTTTTGCCTGCCAGTATGTTTCTTCGCAAAATTTTGCCCTCCTAAACCACTAACCATCTGAAATATGAACGATTTCACACACTATACTTTCTCGGAAGGAAACAGGTGCGCCCTTGACCTCCCTGTAAACAAATGCTCGATGTCATCTCTCAAGCAAATGCTTTGCCAATCAATAAAAAAACACATATTTTATCAAAATAACTCAATAAATACCCAAGGCATGTCGCGCCCACCGGCCCAAGGCAGGCCAAGGTTGTCGCAAAATGCGTCATTATTGGAATATTTAAATAATATTGGGGAATTATAAACTGGACAGTTATGGCCATGAATACGATAGAGTGCTCATCAGGAAGATCACGGGAAGCAGAGCAGCAGATGCAATCTGAAACAGGGCCTAGCGGGTATGACAAGGGGAGGAAAGAAAAGGGAAACAATCACAGAAGGCCGCACCTGGACGGAGCGGCACAGTGGCGTGAGACACAACAGGAAAGGCCCCGTTTCAAGAGGGAAACCCATATGAAACGAGGCCTAGAATACAGACGCTCAGAGCGCAAGCAGCAGCCAGACCGAGAAGATGACAAAAAAAAAGGGGGGGAGGTATTCAGACACAGGAAACGGAGAGATCAACCATGCGCCACCTGCTCCATCACTGCTGATACAGTTCTGTTTTTCCAGGGATTTACGGCATCAAAAAGGGCTTACAGATGCTGCTGGACAAACTGGGTCAGATTGTTCTCCAGACCCTTTTCGAGGAAACTCTCCGGTGCATTCTCCAGGACCTCTTTCAACTTTTTATTGGCCCGGGCGACGATGCCCTCGGAGCCGCCTGCTTCCCATGAATCGTAAGATTGCCAATCCGAGATGGTTGGCTTCCACATGCTGCGGCAGCCCTTAAAGGTAGAGGGGTGAGAGAGGTAGCTGCCACGGCTGCCGATTTCCTGAATGACCTGGATCTCAGCATCAACAGCACCGGGTGCGACATCCACCCCTTTTTGGACCCGGAGCACTCGGGAAATGATCTCCTGATCGATGATCATCTTCTCTAGAGAAAGGGTCATGAGCGCATCCAGGGTTCCCACGCACTGCACTCCAATGTTGGCCCCGCTGAGAACCCCCATCATCAGGCTCATCATGGTTTCGTAGCCAGCCTGACAATCGATCTCTTTGGAGTGGGTGATGCCGCACATGGTCCGGGTCGGCAACTTGTAGTAGTTGTTGGCC
Coding sequences within it:
- a CDS encoding cobalamin-dependent protein (Presence of a B(12) (cobalamin)-binding domain implies dependence on cobalamin itself, in one of its several forms, or in some unusual lineages, dependence on a cobalamin-like analog.); its protein translation is MIEQGVIDSASECLIKGSKADALALAKQVIDGGNDPVDLMTLAFIPAINHIGDLFARGQMFLPELIVAADAMQAVTDLVNEVISVNKTVKKSKGTVLMATVKGDVHDIGKCIVTSLLQANNFTVHDIGRDVATAKIIEDAVKYNVDIIGTSALLTTTMPCQKELEDMLKAQGLRDRFKTIVGGAPVTPRWATRIGADAYAEDALEGVRKAEELLGIAAVN
- the pylD gene encoding 3-methylornithyl-N6-L-lysine dehydrogenase PylD, translating into MTRLKSADVEHLSDELAGYHRKLQQDLGLTLGELACSAAGLPAQKASQTGSIRVAAVPITSGEGIISHFSESLAAIAASLGFTAEVTEHCDIAGMAEAYQRQFDIVLASDDDLFCAINLHSGKVVDNSEATARGFVHGLAALAGGLADKPVLVLGCGPVGRAGIKAIVELGGKVSIFDPDRKRCAETVASLPEADIHVAATLEEGLAKHSLIFEATPVADTVGAAFVTGETRIAAPGVPCGVTKEAAALLGPRLLWDPLQIGVATMLMAAAF
- the pylSn gene encoding pyrrolysine--tRNA(Pyl) ligase small subunit, coding for METKNEKKPAIRYYRTRAGLFDLIAKMKLWPSRQGILHGIRSIEIFGDQARITTHCNREFVVNNSRKSRAARALRNKCFTTSCSECRIPDWKLDKFSSTRFSRHFGSTLSE
- the pylC gene encoding 3-methylornithine--L-lysine ligase PylC, which produces MRVAIIGGKLQGVEAAYLARKAGWKTLLIDKKVETPASGLCDETVQADICQPAVVKPLLDQVDLVLPALENREALAALKRLQGELSCPIVFDFAANALSCSKSQSYDLFAKLGLDMPRPYPECGFPLLVKPDSGSGSRGVTILHDEADYLQFFRQAERSESWIGQQYLKGPSYSLEVIGKDGQYVTPQVTEIHMDQGYDCKAVTAPAQISEELAEELRQISVLLAQSLDLNGIMDVEVIAQDDKLYLLEIDARLPSQTPITVYWSTNMNMLEVMAQLCRPGTRFLPEAVATKRRVRLEHIRVNAGVMTLAGEHLMGSSGPLHIKKNFFGVREAITDYAPGKEQWCATLIHIGASEEELQARRMIALAAIKAGCGIEQVIDSKPVVNLYQGVPCHDAVEVC
- the pylB gene encoding methylornithine synthase PylB, encoding MPQSIEEKKLKAILDRASNGAVLSFEEICLLLSLNDSEDIDCLFQAARAMRKLHFGRKVFLYGFLYFNTECSNNCLFCQYRKANTKAIRYRKSTETIDTIVHKMQESGVHLIDLTMGELADGTEEARAEYSRLGDFIRALRTDSDIPVMVSPGVVNQEVLRDLAEAGADWYACYQETYSRQLFAKVRPGQSFDARLSTKVKAHELGMHIEEGMLIGLGESLEDRAATIGGMRELDADQVRVMTLVAHPDTPMANMAPSAEIEELKIIAVMRLVMPDRLIPASLDVGGLAGLQRRLDAGANVVTSMIVPGMGLSGVANQELDIEDARRTPQAIAPILTQCGLEPAPMGEFREWLDARPNQATEGTRRA
- a CDS encoding corrinoid protein, which translates into the protein MSDIYDKIQQLVIGGDGGMLNTMIEMALGTGTPASEILNKGLLPAMDMVGQKMKTGDMFIPEVLMSARTMQAGIELLTPHLEGGESMNAGTCVIGTVEGDLHDIGKNLVGMMLSGSGFKVIDLGVDVKSQAFIDAAKEHNAKIIGMSTLLTTTMVKMEDTIKSLAEAGLSDKVKVIIGGAPVTQQYATSIGADGYAFNAPDAVQKAKELVEALAA
- the pylSc gene encoding pyrrolysine--tRNA(Pyl) ligase large subunit produces the protein MFEYSETQIRRLKELGANPAELETAFPTRDAREQHFQSVERTLVKDERGRLQHFCQDVRRCRVAQLERNLADALVAEGFVEVRSPLLISGAALAMMGIDEQHPLHSQVFWVDQKKCLRPMLAPNLYSVARDLLRLNDGVVRIFEIGSCFRKESQGARHANEFTMLNLAEFGLPEATRKERLEELANLVLRCAGIKDAVFEVEESEVYGDTIDVVHEPSGLELASGAMGPHPLDSKWRITTTWVGLGFGLERLVMVGSENGSMGSLCRSLSYIDGIRLTL